In Pristis pectinata isolate sPriPec2 chromosome 11, sPriPec2.1.pri, whole genome shotgun sequence, the following proteins share a genomic window:
- the LOC127575860 gene encoding basic helix-loop-helix domain-containing protein USF3, protein MPEMTENQTLLRRTHRKKNRETHNAVERHRKKKINSGINKIGELIPCSPALKQSKNMILDQAYKYISELKRQNDEILLNGGTKEQGEEIVRLRKQLDDLQKENDRFMELLKANDICLHDDPTIHWKRKFKGTKVTMMISPSQVQEDILIYTNGNQLNGNCHQATVQSSPELTLNTLKNTTQETSLDIMMPMAMPDIGPVANGVQLQTRISQQEIPECLPTARTSLNTAPCTTAMSTVQSMLNVSSNSTGPVLLQCPASTCALTPLACPVSTSAQVVLQCSQARYGRSTSEAASGCPIPNVSANTCLALPLQQMGTMCVGVECPGGTTQQTVLGSTSASVQSSEMRSTKWPISECPQNVTVPNICQNSPALVRGLPLPFKVGATCHSGVMSSCPAASSWTVSCPASTNTCASNSNSLGAFTCMTFAGNTRTTWTTLQLAGNTVHPVSQVSCSILPTTSSENVNARNTYPASAGQVGAGSSALHGVSFCSRQLSQQLPVSLQAPAQPVLGQPHVPAPTTAKVVSLLPPLQVIQMAHPPGAPDPTSPNSQKLIILQPANASSPALVRGAINSQAPGQQIVIIQAASQSTVSVVPRPAPTLDSSQGGGSSGPSTPAGQTVGGKHLVHILPRPVPASAPSGSPASAAAAQQQQTISVNGQLFALQPVKQAGGSGHTMHVIQPTTSADPHTNVALNTFGALTSLSQSVSQMAAPRAVPTARSASPSGACVPVPAVSSPHTSGQPTPAHTSHPSALRPAHGAPHPSKPRKAQKKPLSGKQGLPRRVPAPGHRLRDPSSAAPHQPAPPEQAWPAGGSAAPHPHPPAGANPAAAASPEPTPVSEAAPPAAEGPGETPAPPAAPSPPAHRPRDDAPSPAHCRAAPPQGPGEAGGWQLESLAAAAQHQGRGGTEAAGGCPSPGGHQPPPPPEPDGQSGPGSGRGFSVASLLPDSAREDGAFAAYGLPDHSDIVALAARAIFEQESPGKGAAPGADKGRDGGPGLQPELGVGAERSVREAAAAAPPAQAPATVTAQTPAPAAPGARPPAPPPRPAVPSQGHSCPGLAGDVAGVPAAYPEQRENPLDPKPGAEPRKDAAKRTGPADHLLSGAKRHKQCPGGGAARPDGKAGAPAERPFPPQLPASSSGDALGALFPSAGLLGPGPAPEAPCGGPPAGQVPPQAPPLHGHSFYKQPRDRHPYPQQQPHLPHAEGPAHGAQLQKKRGLVRTGQALALPQKQPGAGGPSRHKGAQPQPQAPLLQHCFGGAHPDKRCENAPGGRGAHPQSLHGPELLRQHQEGGRSGPSADQVPGHHPRAQRLLTPRSLEHQLAAKGSPAPRPAELQCPPQPQPQRPERNRISSYSAEALIGKPSSAESRLALAMQSPRAGAEQPELRTYLDLSVSKSLAVAGLQPKLALDHCMAPDVQALSDCPPFKAAGVPGQAVGTFEAQPPRGGDMGGGVAGHRGLPAAHGFRLAQGAAGAERQGRLPYLPMQGIPAAAAGAAPLRDADGSCHQGFMQSLLPPALAEQLGGGQRAAPEHARSTQCAPAGPGLEYPCAPGREAAPSREGCELSLGALGGRSLPYPNPSSVPDIQGRNSSPGAAPAKAALAPANKCHASPQLPSGLPAGVRAALAHGAERPHPLQPPRARHPASAAKLRQGERPRSGGPRGAEVLERGLQLPLPSGGGMMLSRQQPGAGRAASIVRFVADGQQGPGENLAAEQHSLSQGFGFPFIGEGGMNPPLSANPPFIPPVTQPGANRTPALLPVEPQNPLPSFYPSYSPAHPTLSNDLSLPFFSNQIFTSPSTEKASNPFGSILSPPRPVGFPQPSFPLLPDIPARPMANSSSITPHLSNFNLTTLFPEIAAAPLAADTPAMPMSPLLPLTNPALSDVSKQHSNRSAHNISHILGHDGSSAV, encoded by the exons GAAGAAAAATCGAGAAACACACAATGCAG TGGAAAGACATCGAAAGAAGAAGATTAACTCTGGAATAAACAAAATTGGAGAACTTATTCCGTGCTCTCCTGCTTTGAAACAG AGTAAAAACATGATACTAGATCAAGCATACAAGTACATTTCAGAGCTGAAAAGACAGAATGATGAAATTCTTTTGAATGGAGGAACCAAAGAACAAG GTGAAGAAATTGTCAGACTACGGAAGCAGCTGGATGATCTACAGAAAGAAAATGACCGTTTTATGGAATTACTGAAAGCTAATGACATCTGCTTGCATGATGACCCTACCATCCACTGGAAGAGGAAATTCAAGGGTACAAAAGTTACTATGATGATTTCTCCCAGCCAAGTGCAAGAGGATATACTCATCTACACAAACGGAAACCAACTGAATGGGAATTGCCACCAGGCTACAGTACAGAGTTCACCCGAGCTAACTCTGAACACCCTGAAGAACACTACTCAAGAAACAAGTCTTGATATAATGATGCCCATGGCAATGCCTGATATCGGCCCAGTGGCAAATGGGGTCCAACTTCAGACACGGATCTCTCAGCAGGAAATTCCTGAATGCCTCCCTACAGCTCGAACTTCTCTGAACACTGCACCGTGCACCACCGCCATGAGCACGGTTCAGAGcatgctgaacgtttccagcaacAGCACTGGTCCTGTGCTGCTTCAGTGCCCTGCCAGCACCTGTGCATTAACTCCCTTAGCCTGTCCAGTAAGCACCTCTGCACAGGTTGTGCTGCAATGTTCACAAGCCAGATATGGACGGAGCACCTCGGAAGCTGCCAGCGGATGTCCTATCCCGAATGTTTCTGCAAACACCTGCCTTGCTTTGCCCTTGCAGCAGATGGGGACGATGTGCGTGGGTGTGGAGTGTCCTGGTGGGACGACACAGCAAACCGTTTTGGGGTCGACGTCAGCCAGCGTCCAGAGCTCGGAGATGAGGTCCACAAAATGGCCCATCAGCGAATGCCCGCAGAACGTGACGGTGCCAAACATTTGCCAAAATTCGCCCGCGTTGGTCCGTGGTTTGCCACTGCCCTTCAAAGTTGGAGCAACGTGTCACAGCGGTGTGATGTCGTCCTGTCCCGCGGCCAGCTCGTGGACAGTGTCCTGCCCGGCTTCCACCAACACCTGTGCTTCTAACTCAAACAGTCTGGGTGCTTTCACATGCATGACCTTCGCGGGTAACACACGGACAACATGGACCACGCTACAGCTGGCGGGCAACACCGTGCACCCTGTCAGCCAGGTGAGCTGCAGCATCTTGCCAACCACATCGAGTGAGAATGTGAATGCCAGGAATACCTACCCCGCCTCGGCCGGACAGGTGGGAGCGGGCTCCTCTGCGCTTCACGGGGTGTCCTTCTGCTCCAGGCAGCTCAGCCAACAGCTGCCCGTTAGCCTCCAGGCCCCGGCGCAGCCCGTCCTGGGCCAGCCCCACGTCCCAGCTCCCACTACTGCCAAGGTGGTGTCGCTGCTCCCCCCCTTGCAGGTGATTCAGATGGCCCACCCCCCAGGGGCGCCCGACCCCACCTCCCCAAACAGCCAGAAGCTGATCATCCTGCAGCCGGCCAATGCCAGCTCGCCGGCACTGGTCAGGGGGGCCATCAACAGCCAGGCTCCGGGTCAGCAGATTGTCATCATACAGGCCGCCAGTCAGAGCACGGTGTCGGTGGTCCCCAGGCCGGCCCCCACCCTCGACTCCAGTCAGGGTGGGGGCAGCAGTGGTCCGAGCACGCCGGCTGGTCAGACAGTCGGAGGGAAGCACCTGGTCCACATCCTGCCCCGCCCCGTCCCCGCGTCCGCCCCCAGCGGCTCGCCGGCGTCCGCGGCCGCCGCCCAACAGCAGCAGACCATCTCCGTCAACGGGCAGCTCTTCGCCCTGCAGCCGGTCAAGCAGGCCGGGGGGTCCGGCCACACCATGCACGTGATCCAGCCCACCACCAGCGCTGACCCACACACCAACGTGGCCCTCAACACCTTCGGCGCGCTCACCAGCCTGAGTCAGAGCGTGTCGCAGATGGCAGCCCCCAGGGCGGTGCCCACTGCCCGGTCCGCCAGCCCCTCGGGAGCCTGTGTCCCTGTCCCGGCAGTGAGCAGCCCCCACACCAGCGGCCAGCCCACCCCTGCCCACACCAGCCACCCCTCAGCCCTCAGACCCGCCCACGgcgccccccacccctccaagccCAGGAAGGCGCAGAAGAAGCCCCTCTCGGGGAAGCAGGGGCTCCCCAGGCGGGTCCCGGCTCCCGGCCACAGGCTGCGGGACCCCTCCAGCGCCGCCCCTCACCAGCCCGCTCCACCCGAGCAGGCGTGGCCAGCAGGCGGCTCCGCcgcacctcacccccacccgccGGCCGGGGCGAaccccgccgccgccgcctcccCCGAACCGACGCCGGTGAGCGAGGCGGCACCGCCGGCCGCCGAGGGTCCGGGGGAGACCCCCGCGCCGCCAGCCGCCCCCTCGCCCCCCGCCCATCGGCCCAGAGACGACGCCCCGTCCCCGGCTCACTGCCGCGCCGCGCCCCCGCAGGGTCCGGGGGAGGCGGGGGGCTGGCAGCTGGAGTCGCTGGCGGCGGCGGCGCAGCACCAGGGCCGCGGGGGCACGGAGGCGGCCGGCGGCTGCCCGTCCCCCGGCGGACACCAGCCCCCGCCTCCCCCGGAGCCCGACGGCCAGAGCGGCCCGGGCAGCGGCCGCGGCTTCTCGGTGGCCTCCCTGCTGCCGGACAGTGCGCGGGAGGACGGCGCCTTCGCCGCCTACGGCCTGCCCGACCACAGCGACATCGTGGCCCTGGCCGCCCGGGCCATCTTCGAGCAGGAGAGCCCGGGCAAGGGCGCGGCCCCGGGGGCGGACAAGGGCAGGGACGGGGGTCCGGGCTTGCAGCCGGAGCTCGGCGTCGGGGCGGAGAGGAGCGTGCGGGAGGCTGCAGCCGCCGCCCCCCCAGCCCAGGCTCCGGCCACGGTGACCGCCCAGACCCCCGCCCCTGCTGCCCCGGGAGCCCGCCCGCCCGcgcccccgccccgccccgctgTGCCGAGCCAGGGCCACAGCTGCCCGGGGCTGGCGGGAGACGTGGCCGGCGTCCCCGCCGCCTACCCGGAGCAGCGGGAGAACCCCCTCGACCCGAAGCCGGGCGCCGAGCCGCGGAAGGACGCGGCCAAGCGCACGGGGCCGGCCGACCACCTGCTGTCCGGCGCCAAGCGCCACAAGCAGTGCCCGGGCGGCGGGGCGGCGCGGCCGGACGGCAAGGCGGGCGCCCCGGCGGAGCGGCCCTTCCCGCCGCAGCTGCCCGCCAGCTCCTCCGGCGACGCCCTGGGCGCCTTGTTCCCCAGCGCCGGCCTGCTGGGCCCCGGCCCCGCGCCCGAGGCTCCGTGCGGCGGGCCGCCGGCCGGCCAGGTGCCGCCTCAGGCCCCCCCGCTCCACGGGCACTCCTTCTACAAGCAGCCCCGCGACCGCCACCCGTACCCGCAGCAGCAGCCGCACCTCCCGCACGCCGAGGGCCCGGCGCACGGCGCCCAGCTGCAGAAGAAGCGGGGGCTGGTGAGGACGGGCCAGGCGCTAGCCCTGCCGCAGAAGCAGCCGGGCGCCGGCGGGCCGAGCCGCCACAAGGGcgcccagccccagccccaggcGCCGCTGCTCCAGCACTGCTTCGGCGGCGCGCACCCCGACAAGAGGTGCGAGAACGCGCCGGGCGGCCGGGGCGCGCACCCGCAGAGCCTGCACGGCCCCGAGCTGTTGCGCCAGCACCAGGAGGGCGGGCGGAGCGGCCCCTCCGCCGACCAGGTGCCCGGACACCACCCCCGCGCCCAGCGGCTGCTTACCCCGCGCTCGCTGGAGCACCAGCTGGCGGCCAAGGGCAGCCCGGCGCCGCGCCCGGCCGAGCTGCAGTGcccaccccagccccagccccagcgcCCGGAGAGGAACCGCATCTCCAGCTACTCGGCCGAGGCGCTGATCGGCAAGCCGTCGAGCGCCGAGTCCCGCCTGGCGCTGGCCATGCAGAGCCCGCGGGCCGGCGCCGAGCAGCCGGAGCTGCGCACCTACCTCGACCTGTCGGTCAGCAAGAGCCTGGCCGTGGCCGGGCTGCAGCCCAAGCTCGCCCTCGACCACTGCATGGCGCCCGACGTGCAGGCGCTGTCCGACTGCCCGCCCTTCAAGGCGGCGGGCGTGCCCGGCCAGGCCGTCGGCACCTTCGAGGCGCAGCCGCCCCGCGGCGGCGACATGGGCGGCGGCGTGGCCGGGCACCGGGGCCTCCCGGCGGCGCACGGCTTCAGGCTAGCCCAGGGCGCGGCGGGGGCCGAGCGGCAGGGCCGGCTGCCCTACCTGCCCATGCAGGGGAtcccggcggcggcggcgggcgcGGCCCCGCTCCGGGACGCCGACGGCTCCTGCCACCAGGGCTTCATGCAGAGCCTGCTGCCGCCTGCCCTGGCCGAGCAGCTGGGCGGCGGGCAGAGGGCGGCGCCCGAGCACGCCCGGAGCACGCAGTGCGCTCCCGCCGGCCCCGGCCTCGAGTACCCGTGCGCGCCGGGCAGGGAGGCGGCGCCGAGCCGGGAGGGCTGCGAGCTGAGCCTGGGCGCGCTGGGTGGGCGCAGCCTCCCCTACCCCAACCCGTCCTCCGTGCCCGACATCCAGGGCCGCAACAGCAGCCCGGGCGCGGCCCCGGCCAAAGCCGCGCTCGCCCCGGCCAACAAGTGCCACGCCAGCCCGCAGCTGCCCTCCGGCCTGCCCGCAGGGGTGAGGGCGGCGCTGGCGCACGGAGCCGAGCGGCCCCACCCGCTGCAGCCGCCGCGGGCCCGGCACCCGGCCTCGGCCGCCAAGCTGCGGCAGGGCGAGCGGCCGCGCTCGGGCGGCCCGCGGGGCGCCGAGGTGCTGGAGCGCGGCTTGCAGCTGCCCCTGCCCTCGGGCGGCGGCATGATGCTGTCCCGCCAGCAGCCGGGCGCCGGGCGCGCCGCCAGCATCGTGCGCTTCGTGGCCGACGGCCAGCAGGGTCCCGGCGAGAACCTGGCGGCCGAGCAGCACTCGCTGTCGCAGGGCTTCGGCTTCCCCTTCATCGGCGAGGGCGGCATGAACCCGCCGCTCAGCGCCAACCCGCCCTTCATCCCCCCGGTCACGCAGCCGGGCGCCAACCGCACGCCCGCCCTCCTCCCGGTGGAGCCGCAGAACCCGCTGCCCTCCTTCTACCCGTCCTACTCGCCGGCGCACCCCACCCTCTCCAAcgacctctccctccccttcttctcCAACCAGATCTTCACCAGCCCCAGCACCGAGAAGGCCAGCAACCCGTTCGGCTCCATCCTCTCGCCGCCGCGGCCGGTCGGCTTCCCGCAGCCCAGCTTCCCGCTGCTGCCCGACATCCCGGCCAGGCCGATGGCCAACAGCTCCAGCATCACCCCACACCTGTCCAACTTCAACCTGACCACCCTGTTCCCCGAGATCGCCGCCGCGCCCCTCGCCGCCGACACCCCCGCCATGCCCATGTCGCCCTTGTTGCCTTTGACCAACCCTGCCCTCTCCGACGTCTCCAAGCAGCACTCCAACAGGTCGGCGCACAACATCAGCCACATCCTGGGCCACGACGGCAGCTCCGCCGTGTGA
- the LOC127576045 gene encoding uncharacterized protein LOC127576045 gives MWLVKTLKHFLLVSLLPFTVHLQGKKTDDCNVEVKYPKATFSYFIGDTMVLNCTVEFCQSEPPDTYWCKHANSCEPLQDTNRTNNKHLDKIMFLVYTISHVNLTDSGKYQCVAKQNGKILKGHIITVNVAGVKATSYETNTGVTPTNSTMLIVNPASTPLWIVYSIIAVGVVGAISFLIMVTYFCIRNFHEPLEAVEPGIGGQRSQCHNMTEINGKPTIYENMNEFSEGISSSSSNFLTVNKCNSPGSQKKNVKSSDTNQHDTIIYASLNESTLNRKPSLKFVNNEDTEYAAINIKH, from the exons GGAAGAAAACTGATGATTGCAATGTCGAGGTGAAATATCCTAAAGCTACATTCAGTTATTTTATTGGAGACACCATGGTTTTGAATTGTACAGTGGAGTTTTGTCAATCAGAACCACCTGACACATATTGGTGTAAGCACGCAAACAGTTGTGAACCATTGCAGGATACAAACAggacaaacaacaaacatcttgacaAGATCATGTTTCTGGTTTACACAATCTCTCACGTTAACCTAACTGACAGCGGTAAATACCAATGTGTGGCCAAGCAAAATGGCAAAATCTTAAAGGGGCACATCATCACCGTGAATGTAGCTG GAGTGAAGGCAACCTCTTATGAGACCAACACCGGTG TGACGCCAACAAACTCCACAATGCTGATTGTGAATCCTGCCAGCACCCCTCTCTGGATTGTTTACAGCATTATTGCCGTAGGGGTCGTGGGTGCCATCAGCTTCCTTATCATGGTCACGTACTTCTGCATCAGAAACTTTCACG AGCCCCTGGAGGCAGTCGAGCCCGGGATCGGCGGACAGCGGAGCCAGTGCCAC AATATGACTGAAATTAATGGAAAACCTACAATCTATGAAAATATGAATGAATTTTCTGAAGGCATCAGCTCTTCAAGTTCCAATTTTTTGACTGTTAACAAATGCAATTCACCTGGCAGTCAGAAGAAGAATGTGAAGTCCTCCGATACCAACCAGCACGATACGATAATCTATGCCTCACTGAATGAATCCACGCTAAATCGAAAACCATCACTGAAGTTCGTTAACAATGAAGATACAGAATATGCTgcaataaatattaaacattag